GGGGGTGGGTTATCGCAATCGGAAGGCACGTATGAAGCGAAGTGGAACATGGCGCCTGTGGATCGTATTGGCAGTGGCATTCACGTTCTCGAGCCTGTGCATGGCGCAAATGCCGCAGGGCGGAGGCGGTGGCGAGAGCCAAGGCGAAAGCGAAGAGAGGTTGTGGTTCGCCGTCGATTCACTGAATGCCGGACTGGACGACCCCCCCGAGGCGGTCCAGCGCCTTTCGCCACGCGAGGCGATCCGCAGTTTCCTTTCGCTTACCGAAGAGGAGGAGTTCGCGGCGGCGGCGCATGTGCTCAACCTCTCCGACCTGACCGATGCCGAGCAGCAAGCGCGAGGGGCGCAACTTGCCATGCAGTTGGCGGCGGTTCTCAGGCGTGGCGAGTGGCTCAACGTGTCCAACCTTTCGGGGCGCCAGGATGCCGCCATCGAGGACCCCTCAGGGGAGCATCCCCTGACGGGAGAGCCGCGCCGGAATATCCAGTTGGCCTCGCTCGAGGCCGATGGCGAAGCCTATGATATTCGGCTGGGTCGTTACCGGGAGGGCGACGAGGAGCCGGTCTGGCTGATCACGCCGGACAGCGTTGCATCGCTTCCCGTGCTTTACGAGGAGTACGGCCCCTCATTGTTGGAGGAGTACATCCCGAAGCGCTTCAAGTCGTCGTTCGGGATGCTCGAGATATGGGAGTGGATCGCCATTCCGGCTTTCCTGCTGGCGATTGGCCTGGTGGGGTGGGGGGTCTACAGCCTGGTCGGCTTGACGGCACACTGGTTCCCGTCGGGTTCGCCAAGCATCTTCGCCAGTCGTATCAGGGGCCCCATGGCGCTGCTCGTCATGTCGCTCGTGGCCCAGGTACTGCTCGACTACGTGGTCTCCTTCACGGCGGTGGCCACCACGTTCATTCGCGTGCTGCTGATCACTATCATGGCCTGGGGGGGCGGAACGATCGCGCTGCGTCTCGTCGACACCATCATGCTGAGGATGATGCGGCGCCTGGTGGGCGGGATCGACGATACCAAGCCCAAGGACGAGCGCAAGTTGCTGACATCGCTCTATGCGTTGCGTCGGCTGATCATCCTGGTCACGGTGATCGCCGTTTCGGTCTATGTGCTTAGCCAGATCCAGCTCTTCGAGACGCTGGGGCTGTCGCTGCTGGCCTCGGCCAGCGTGATTGCCGTGCTGGTGGGTATTGCCGGCCAAGCGGTGCTTGGCAACATCCTCTCATCGTTTCAGCTGTCGCTGGCCAAGCCGATCCGTATCGGCGACCTGGTGATGTTCGAGGGCCAGTGGTGCTATGTCGAGGGTATCTTCTATACGTTCATTCGCTTGAGGGTGTGGGACGAGCGGCGCTTGATCGTGCCGGTAACGTACTTTGTCTCCAAGCCCTTCGAGAACCTGTCGGTGAAGAGCGCCAAGATGTACAGGACGCTGGAGATGAAGCTTCATTTGAGCGCCGACATACAGCAGATCAGGGAGAAATTCCTGGCGTTCGCCAAGGAGGAGGACAACGTCGTCGAGCATCACAAATTGTGCTGCTACGTAACTGCGCAGAGCGAGACGTCCCAGACGGTCTCCTGCTACCTGATGGCGTCCGACCCCTTCGCCGGCTGGGTCGCGGAAATGAATATCCGCGAGAGGCTGATGGCCTTCATCCGGGAGAATCACCCCGAGTGGTGGCCGCGAGACGTGGTAGTCATCAGCCATCATGATATCGCCAAGGACAAACGGTCAGGCAACCGCCAGACAGCAGTGCAGGAGGGGGCCGGCGACAGGTCGGCTGAATAAGGATAATCATCGGCCATCGACCGGTAGGTGACCAATGCGATCAATGGTGCAACGCCGGCTCGAAGAACGACACTTAACACGCTATCTTTTAGCTACCGAGTATGTTCCGCAGCACTAGCCGGGCCGCGCCATCCTCATGCTTTCAGGAGTTGTTTATGAGCCAGGAAAACGCGTACGTGCCGCCTCGAGTATGGAAATGGGAGAAGGAGAGTGGTGGCAAGTTCGCCAGCATCAACCGGCCCATTGCCGGCCCCACCCACGACAAGGCATTGCCGGTCGGCAAGCACCCGTTACAGCTCTACTCGCTTGCCACGCCCAACGGGGTCAAGGTGACGGTGATGCTCGAGGAATTGCTGGCGCTGGGTCACCAGGCGGCCGAATACGACGCCTGGCTGATCAACATCGGCGAGGGCGATCAGTTCGGCAGCGGCTTCGTCGAGGTTAATCCGAACTCCAAGATTCCCGCCTTGATGGACCACCGCTCCACGCCGCCCACCCGCGTGTTCGAGTCGGGCGCGATCCTGTTCTACCTGGCCGAGAAGTTCGGCGAGTTCTTGCCGCGCGATCCCGCCAAACGTGCGGAGACGCTGAATTGGCTGTTCTGGCAGATGGGCAGTGGGCCATTGCTTGGCGGTGGCTTCGGTCACTTCTACGCCTATGCGCCGGTCAAGATCGAATATGCCATCGACCGTTACGCCATGGAGGCCAAGCGTCAGCTCGACGTGCTCAACCGGCGTCTGGCAGAGTCGTCCTATCTCGGCGGTGACGAATACACCATCGCCGACATGGCGGCCTGGCCCTGGTACGGCCAGTTGGTGCTTGGGCAGTTGTATGAGGCCGCCGAGTTCCTGCAGGTACAGGAGTACGAGCATGTCCTGCGCTGGGCCAGGAAGATCGAAGCGCGTCCGGCAGTGAAGCGTGGGTGCATGGTCAACCGTAGCTTCGGCGATCCCGGTGGACAGCTACATGAGCGCCACGACGCCAGCGACTTCGAGACCCGCACGCAGGACAAGCTAGACAAAACGCGTTAAGGCAGAAGGGCCAAACATAGATGCCGGCTCCAAGGCCGGCATGCTTCGCTTCTGATATGGCTACTATCAATTTACCTGCGTCACCATTACCGGCACCGTGCCTCGATTGATCATGCCGAGCTTGCGTGCAGCGCGCTTGGAGAGGTCGATGATGCGCCCTTGGACGTAGGGACCGCGATCGTTGATCAGTACTTCCACTTCCTGGCCGGTATCCGGGCGGGTGACGAGCACCATGGTACCCAGCGGCAGCGAGGGGTGAGCGGCCGTCAGCGCCTGCTGGTCGAAAGGCTCGCCACTAGCGGTGGCGGCACCTTGGAAAGCATCGCTGTAGAAGGAGGCGATGCCTTGCTCGGTATCGTCTGCCTGAGCATGCGCGATCGCATGGCCAGAGGCCAGCAGACCCCCTGCCAATGCGCAGGCGATAAGAAGTTGGGAAAATCTTCCCATGATATTTCCTCAAGGTTCTCGTGTAGCAGTGTTCAGCATCCATTGATGCAATGAGGGCCATAGGACAAGGGAGAATAATAGCCGGCGTAGCGGGATGTGGCAACCAAAGCGGCGTTTGACGGAATTCGCTGCAATATTTTTGTCAATCGCGTCATTAGGGCGAAAATGGTTTGCTTGGTGCATAATGATCAATGATCTAGATTTACCGTCATGACGACGATGCTATGCATATATCAGGAGCGCCATGCCATGGATGACGAGAAGCACAAGCAGATACTGATCGAGAAGTACCTGAGCGCCTACAATTCGTTCGATATCGATAGGATGCTTGCCACGCTGCATGACGAGATCGAATTCAGGAATGTCTCGGGCGGCGTCATAAATGCACATGCATCGGGTAAGGAGCAGTTTCGTCGCCTGGCGGAACATGGCAAGACGCTGTTCCTCTCGCGTCAGCTCACCGTGCGCGGCTACGATCTCGAAGCGGAACCCGCGACCGTCAATATCCACTTCCGGGGCTCGCTGGCCTTCGATATTCCCGAGGGTGCCAGCAAAGGAGAGACAATGGAGATGGAGGGGCGCTCCGAATTCTCATTCCAGGATGGGCTGATTCGCAAGATCGTCGATATCAGCTGATTCAGCGCGGGCAACGATACTGACAACGACGCCGGCCACTTGGCCGGCGTTATGATATGCAGGTGTCGTGGTCGGGCTCAGGCGCGGTGGGATAGCTTGCGATGAGCGTCATCCATCGAAGCGATCAGGCGTATCCGTGAAACGACTTCGGTTCTGTTGCGGCCATTGGCCTTGGCGGCATATAGCCCCTCATCGGCCTGTTTGATCAGCGTATGAGCATTGGCATGGCGTACCGGCAGCATCGAGGTGACACCAATGCTGACAGTCACATGATTTGCCACGGGGGAGGCGGGAAATGCGCAGGCACGTTCGGCCAACAGATCATGAATGCGCTGAGCCATGTGCGTTGCGCCTTCCAGTTCTGTGCGAGGCAGCAGGATGGCCATCTCCTCTCCGCCATAACGCGCCACTAGATCGCCTGGCCGGGCAGCTGCTTCTTTTAAGGTGGAGGCGATGTGACGTAGGCATTCATCACCTTCCAGATGGCCATAGGTGTCGTTGAATACCTTGAAGTTGTCGACGTCGATCAGCAGCAGGCTCAGCGGTTGCCGTTCGCGAGCCGCACGGCGCCACTCAAGCTTGAGCACCCGTTCGAATTCGCGGCGGTTGGCAATGCCTAGCAGACCATCACTGGTGGCCTGGCGATGGAGCTTGTCGTTTAGTGCTTCGAGCTGCTTCTGCTTGTTCTTGAGTTGCTGTTCGCGTTCTTGGTAGGCATTGCGCATGGGGCGCACGATCAAGGTGATCGTGAGAGCGATACCGCCGATAAAGGCGAGAAGGATCAGGCTGCTGCGAGGGAGGCCCGGAGGGAGTTCGATCAGAGACTCGATGACGCCGAGAGAGAGGGAAGTGGCTGCTGGCTCGAGGCTCCAGGCAAGCACTGCGGCAAGCGCGACGGCCGTGAGGCTGAGGCTGATGACCAAGGGTTGCTTAGGTTTCATATGCATGTTGGGCGTCTCGTTCCAGGATCCGTCCTGGCAGTGCTGAGTAGTAGAGGTACAAAGCTGACGCATTTGGCTTGCCATTTTTTCCCGGAGGATGCGTAGGCAGCCGCAAAAAATGAGGCCGCAAAGCGGCCCAAGGTACGCAGGGAACTGAAGGGTCTTGCCAGCTGGCCGCTACCGAGTAGCCGCCAGCATAAAATGAGGGGAGGCGTCCTTGCCGAAATCCTTCCATCAACCGCCACTCCTTGGCGAACAAGAGCCTCCTTATACTGGGAGAGCCTATGGCTAAACATCTACTCTTCCCAGTTGTACTTTACTAGTGCGATAAGTGGGCCAGAGAAGATTTCGCTAAACAAAAACAATGAGATGAAGCGTAGACCAGAAGGCGCAAGGTGTAAAATAGAATAGGTGAAGGTATTAATTGTTTCTTTATGGCGACGCTTTTCTGACATTCCTTAAATAATAATTAAAAATCAATGATTTGATGTGTCTCCAAATGGGCACATGACGTAAACTTGCAGTGCAACCGCATTGTGACGGCAAGTGCGAATTCGTCACTCTTGCGCGTATTATTGTCAGTTGGCAAATAAAATCGGTGCTTATTATTGGTTCATGTAATTCAAAGGTGATTTGACTAACCAAAAGCTGTCGCCCGAAAACTGTCGCGTCCGATCAGGACCGTATGCCAACCTGCCAATGCGGCGTGATCGGCTGCCCAATCGAATTCCGGCAAGCGGAAGGAGAGATACTCGAGCGCTACGCCAACGACAATATCGCCAAGGGTGAGTCTCGGGGGCTTGGGAGGCGCCTCGTTCATCGTATCTTCGAGTCGTTGCAGGATGCGGGGAATCGCCCACAGACGGCGCTGCCCGAGATTGCTGGCATCGACCTCAGGGCCGTTATGCTTACGGGCGATGACAGTATTGAACGCGGCTTCCATCAGCCCTTGGCCAAGGCCGGCCAGGCTGAGCACACGGCCCAGTCGGGTAGGGGGCAGCAGTGATTCCCCTTCGCCTGTAGCGTCCAGGTACTGGGCAATCAGCAGGGCTTCGCTAAGTGCCGTCCCCTCATCGGTTACCAAGGTAGGCACCCGGCCCACCGGATTGGCAGCAAGCAGAGATGCATCGTCTGACCAAGGATCGCACCAGCAGAGCGTGACGGCCTCGGCGAGTCCCTTTTCCATGGCGACGATACGCGCGACACGAGCAAAGGGCGAGGTGGCGTTCAGGTAGAGCTGCATGATGTGTGGCTCCTAGGCAAGGATGGTAAATTGCCGATGCTACGCAAGTGGGCGTGACTCGGCCGTGGCGCCGATGTTGCGGCTGAACAGGAGCAGTAGGCACCCCACGGCAAGCATGGAGCTGCCAATGCCGAAGAGCGGATGGTAGGTGCCGGTCGTGGCATAGAGTGCCGACATGCCGTAACCGGAAGCTGCCTGAGCGGCGGCGAAGGTGGCCGTGGCGTAACCCCATAGGCGCTTGTGCGCACGTGGCCCCACCAGCTCCGCCAGGCGGCCCGACGTCAAAGCGACGATGCCGGGAATCA
This DNA window, taken from Halomonas sp. TA22, encodes the following:
- a CDS encoding mechanosensitive ion channel family protein, which codes for MKRSGTWRLWIVLAVAFTFSSLCMAQMPQGGGGGESQGESEERLWFAVDSLNAGLDDPPEAVQRLSPREAIRSFLSLTEEEEFAAAAHVLNLSDLTDAEQQARGAQLAMQLAAVLRRGEWLNVSNLSGRQDAAIEDPSGEHPLTGEPRRNIQLASLEADGEAYDIRLGRYREGDEEPVWLITPDSVASLPVLYEEYGPSLLEEYIPKRFKSSFGMLEIWEWIAIPAFLLAIGLVGWGVYSLVGLTAHWFPSGSPSIFASRIRGPMALLVMSLVAQVLLDYVVSFTAVATTFIRVLLITIMAWGGGTIALRLVDTIMLRMMRRLVGGIDDTKPKDERKLLTSLYALRRLIILVTVIAVSVYVLSQIQLFETLGLSLLASASVIAVLVGIAGQAVLGNILSSFQLSLAKPIRIGDLVMFEGQWCYVEGIFYTFIRLRVWDERRLIVPVTYFVSKPFENLSVKSAKMYRTLEMKLHLSADIQQIREKFLAFAKEEDNVVEHHKLCCYVTAQSETSQTVSCYLMASDPFAGWVAEMNIRERLMAFIRENHPEWWPRDVVVISHHDIAKDKRSGNRQTAVQEGAGDRSAE
- a CDS encoding diguanylate cyclase, with product MHMKPKQPLVISLSLTAVALAAVLAWSLEPAATSLSLGVIESLIELPPGLPRSSLILLAFIGGIALTITLIVRPMRNAYQEREQQLKNKQKQLEALNDKLHRQATSDGLLGIANRREFERVLKLEWRRAARERQPLSLLLIDVDNFKVFNDTYGHLEGDECLRHIASTLKEAAARPGDLVARYGGEEMAILLPRTELEGATHMAQRIHDLLAERACAFPASPVANHVTVSIGVTSMLPVRHANAHTLIKQADEGLYAAKANGRNRTEVVSRIRLIASMDDAHRKLSHRA
- the yghU gene encoding glutathione-dependent disulfide-bond oxidoreductase; protein product: MSQENAYVPPRVWKWEKESGGKFASINRPIAGPTHDKALPVGKHPLQLYSLATPNGVKVTVMLEELLALGHQAAEYDAWLINIGEGDQFGSGFVEVNPNSKIPALMDHRSTPPTRVFESGAILFYLAEKFGEFLPRDPAKRAETLNWLFWQMGSGPLLGGGFGHFYAYAPVKIEYAIDRYAMEAKRQLDVLNRRLAESSYLGGDEYTIADMAAWPWYGQLVLGQLYEAAEFLQVQEYEHVLRWARKIEARPAVKRGCMVNRSFGDPGGQLHERHDASDFETRTQDKLDKTR
- a CDS encoding septal ring lytic transglycosylase RlpA family protein, producing MGRFSQLLIACALAGGLLASGHAIAHAQADDTEQGIASFYSDAFQGAATASGEPFDQQALTAAHPSLPLGTMVLVTRPDTGQEVEVLINDRGPYVQGRIIDLSKRAARKLGMINRGTVPVMVTQVN
- a CDS encoding glutathione S-transferase N-terminal domain-containing protein; the encoded protein is MQLYLNATSPFARVARIVAMEKGLAEAVTLCWCDPWSDDASLLAANPVGRVPTLVTDEGTALSEALLIAQYLDATGEGESLLPPTRLGRVLSLAGLGQGLMEAAFNTVIARKHNGPEVDASNLGQRRLWAIPRILQRLEDTMNEAPPKPPRLTLGDIVVGVALEYLSFRLPEFDWAADHAALAGWHTVLIGRDSFRATAFG
- a CDS encoding nuclear transport factor 2 family protein, whose product is MDDEKHKQILIEKYLSAYNSFDIDRMLATLHDEIEFRNVSGGVINAHASGKEQFRRLAEHGKTLFLSRQLTVRGYDLEAEPATVNIHFRGSLAFDIPEGASKGETMEMEGRSEFSFQDGLIRKIVDIS